The proteins below are encoded in one region of Metabacillus dongyingensis:
- a CDS encoding carboxymuconolactone decarboxylase family protein, protein MGIYSIENIQLMKKFPELAPELYQSYIAFSKAVLNEGHLSRKEKEIIAVAVSHVTECPYCIDFHTKKAKKAGASLEELFEAVMAAAAIEAGGAYAHRTQMHRAYDGKLAESFYSRDDLANINTLTDLSPEIQQTAMAFFSKASKEGKLTAKLKQLISVAVAHTSECPYCIASHTAEAKKEGCSKEELAEAVMTAALLRSGGAVTHAVNMLQSYEQGSEE, encoded by the coding sequence ATGGGGATTTACTCAATTGAAAACATACAGCTCATGAAGAAATTTCCCGAGTTAGCGCCAGAGCTTTATCAATCGTATATTGCATTCAGCAAAGCAGTTTTGAATGAGGGGCATTTATCCAGAAAAGAAAAAGAAATTATAGCAGTTGCTGTTTCACATGTGACCGAATGTCCTTATTGCATTGATTTTCATACAAAAAAAGCGAAAAAAGCTGGAGCATCTCTCGAGGAATTATTTGAAGCTGTCATGGCTGCAGCTGCAATCGAAGCAGGAGGAGCTTATGCTCACCGCACTCAGATGCACCGTGCTTACGATGGAAAGCTTGCTGAATCATTTTACAGCAGGGATGATTTAGCAAACATTAATACTTTGACGGATCTTTCTCCTGAAATACAGCAGACAGCAATGGCGTTTTTTTCAAAAGCTTCAAAGGAAGGCAAACTCACTGCAAAGCTGAAACAATTAATATCAGTTGCTGTTGCTCATACATCTGAATGCCCTTATTGCATTGCTTCACATACAGCTGAAGCCAAAAAGGAAGGCTGTTCAAAGGAAGAGCTGGCGGAAGCCGTTATGACTGCCGCCCTGCTCCGGTCTGGCGGTGCTGTGACACATGCTGTTAATATGCTGCAATCTTATGAGCAGGGCAGTGAAGAATAG
- a CDS encoding PAS domain S-box protein yields MKQETESAYQVLPQAELFAVMNDNGRFQFMSLNCEEHLGFTSAEFIGTSLQDYVHKDDLFLVESYFYNEHHLHPCTFRFLMKNGAFIWLEATVDFIKSTSGKKENQIILKIKLLKSHEQEFSSKPVQMNNPLLIDEAKEININASELLKRMPCPLFISQKGQLCYVNQALIDLLGGSSKEDLLGKDVLDIIDHDYHDIVKNRIQRMQQGSYVGQIEQTWRRLDGSPVEVEIKAAPAVFKNQPAELVVLLDISSRKKFQKILQKSRERYQLLIQNSIDTIAVIHREKWVFINESGVKLFEADDYPDMLGKNIFSSLDPEYHEQVKEKLQNIVHLRTDVEVTKQSWHTYKSSTIYTEMVCIPTTYFGEPAVQVILRDISDRKKAEELMLRSEKLSVAGQLAAGIAHEIRNPLTAIKGFLQLMRSAGKGEPTYFEIVFSELNRIELILSELLMLAKPQERVLKQTNLFTLIQDVATLLETQAIMNNVMIVHQHPQDQMSINCDKNQIKQVFINLIKNAIDSMPNGGKVTLSSTQEGDYILVKVKDEGDGIPDEVLKKIGEPFFTTKEKGTGLGLMITYKIIENHKGSMSIESELGQGTVFTLKLPSAEAEKN; encoded by the coding sequence ATGAAGCAGGAGACAGAAAGCGCATATCAAGTATTGCCGCAGGCGGAATTATTTGCAGTTATGAACGATAATGGAAGATTTCAATTCATGTCTTTGAACTGTGAAGAGCATTTGGGTTTTACCAGTGCAGAATTTATTGGAACTTCTTTGCAGGATTATGTCCATAAAGATGATTTATTTTTAGTTGAGAGCTATTTTTACAACGAACACCACCTCCATCCATGCACGTTTCGTTTTTTAATGAAGAATGGAGCGTTTATTTGGCTTGAAGCAACCGTTGATTTTATTAAATCGACTTCAGGTAAAAAAGAAAATCAGATCATCCTTAAGATTAAACTGCTTAAATCACACGAGCAGGAGTTCAGTTCAAAGCCCGTTCAAATGAATAATCCGCTTTTAATTGATGAGGCAAAAGAAATAAATATAAACGCAAGTGAATTGCTTAAGAGAATGCCATGCCCCTTATTCATCTCGCAAAAAGGTCAATTATGCTATGTGAATCAGGCTTTAATTGACTTGTTAGGGGGAAGCTCAAAGGAAGATCTGCTTGGGAAAGACGTGCTGGACATTATCGATCATGATTATCATGACATTGTCAAAAACCGCATTCAAAGAATGCAGCAGGGGTCGTATGTCGGCCAGATTGAACAAACATGGAGGAGGCTCGACGGGTCTCCTGTTGAAGTCGAGATAAAGGCAGCACCCGCTGTTTTTAAAAATCAGCCTGCAGAGCTTGTAGTCCTTCTTGATATTTCTTCAAGAAAAAAGTTTCAGAAAATCCTGCAAAAAAGCCGAGAGCGGTATCAGCTGCTCATTCAAAACTCCATAGATACGATTGCCGTCATACACAGGGAAAAATGGGTGTTTATTAATGAATCAGGCGTAAAGCTTTTTGAAGCAGATGATTATCCTGATATGCTTGGAAAAAACATATTTTCTTCTCTCGATCCGGAATATCATGAGCAAGTAAAAGAAAAACTGCAAAATATAGTTCATTTAAGAACGGATGTTGAAGTAACAAAGCAATCATGGCATACATATAAGAGCAGCACAATCTATACGGAAATGGTCTGCATTCCAACTACATATTTTGGCGAACCTGCTGTCCAGGTTATTTTAAGAGACATCTCTGATCGTAAAAAAGCAGAGGAGTTAATGCTTCGTTCAGAAAAATTGTCCGTTGCAGGACAGCTTGCAGCCGGAATAGCCCATGAAATCAGGAATCCGCTGACAGCAATCAAAGGGTTTCTGCAGCTCATGCGTTCTGCAGGAAAAGGGGAGCCGACCTACTTCGAGATTGTCTTCTCTGAATTAAACCGGATCGAACTCATCTTGAGCGAACTGCTAATGCTTGCCAAACCACAGGAAAGAGTCTTGAAGCAAACAAATTTATTTACGCTTATTCAGGATGTTGCAACTCTTCTTGAAACACAGGCTATCATGAATAATGTGATGATCGTACATCAGCACCCGCAGGATCAGATGAGCATCAATTGTGATAAGAATCAAATCAAACAAGTCTTTATCAATTTAATAAAAAATGCAATAGACTCCATGCCAAATGGAGGAAAAGTGACGCTGTCTTCCACGCAAGAAGGAGACTATATACTCGTGAAGGTAAAAGACGAGGGTGATGGTATTCCGGATGAAGTGCTGAAAAAAATTGGCGAGCCATTTTTTACAACGAAGGAAAAGGGAACGGGTCTTGGCTTGATGATTACATATAAAATTATTGAAAACCATAAAGGCAGCATGTCCATTGAAAGCGAGCTTGGACAGGGTACTGTCTTCACATTGAAATTGCCATCGGCTGAAGCCGAAAAAAACTAG
- a CDS encoding aminotransferase A has translation MEHLINKNVKNIQISGIRQFFNMVSEFEDTISLTIGQPDFFTPAHVKEAAAQAIEENFTTYTHNAGYLELRNAAADFVKVKYDLVYDPENEIIVTAGASQAIDISFRAILEEGCEVILPGPVYPGYEPIISLCGAVPVHVDTADHDFKLTAELIKLNITEKTRCIVLPYPSNPTGVTLHEDELKKIADVIRGRDIFVLSDEIYSELVFNGKHHSIAKFLPEQTIVINGLSKSHSMTGFRIGLLFAPAVIAKHILKVHQYNVSCASSISQKAAYQALTDGINDAVPMNQEYKKRMNYVYERLVSMGLQTVKPDGSFYIFPSIKQFSVSSFDFAYSLAKDGGVAVVPGTAFSKYGEGFIRISYACSYEQLEKALNRMEKYLSSLR, from the coding sequence ATGGAACATCTCATTAATAAAAACGTGAAGAACATTCAAATTTCGGGGATACGGCAGTTTTTCAATATGGTTTCTGAATTTGAGGACACAATCTCGCTCACAATCGGACAGCCTGATTTTTTCACCCCTGCTCATGTAAAAGAAGCAGCTGCCCAAGCAATAGAAGAAAATTTCACGACCTATACTCACAATGCGGGGTATTTAGAACTCAGGAATGCAGCTGCTGACTTTGTAAAAGTGAAATATGATTTAGTTTATGATCCGGAAAATGAAATTATCGTGACGGCCGGGGCCAGCCAGGCAATAGATATTTCCTTCAGGGCAATTCTTGAAGAAGGCTGTGAAGTAATCCTGCCTGGCCCTGTTTACCCGGGGTATGAACCGATTATTTCCCTTTGCGGAGCAGTACCTGTTCATGTTGATACAGCTGACCATGATTTCAAGTTAACGGCTGAACTGATCAAACTGAATATAACGGAAAAAACCCGCTGCATTGTCCTTCCTTATCCATCTAATCCGACGGGTGTGACTTTGCACGAGGATGAGCTGAAGAAAATAGCCGATGTCATCAGGGGCAGGGATATCTTTGTTCTTTCGGATGAAATCTACAGTGAGCTTGTTTTTAACGGGAAACATCACTCAATTGCCAAATTCTTGCCCGAACAGACCATCGTCATCAATGGATTATCCAAATCCCACAGTATGACAGGGTTTAGAATCGGTCTGTTATTTGCTCCTGCTGTTATTGCAAAGCATATTTTAAAAGTGCATCAGTATAATGTATCCTGCGCTTCTTCTATTTCTCAAAAAGCGGCATATCAAGCTCTTACTGATGGAATCAATGATGCTGTTCCAATGAATCAGGAGTACAAAAAACGGATGAATTATGTGTATGAAAGATTGGTCAGCATGGGTCTTCAAACCGTTAAACCCGATGGTTCCTTTTATATTTTTCCGAGCATCAAACAATTCAGTGTTTCTTCGTTTGATTTTGCTTATTCTTTGGCAAAAGACGGAGGAGTTGCAGTTGTTCCCGGAACCGCGTTTTCAAAATACGGGGAAGGATTTATCCGGATATCCTATGCCTGCAGCTATGAGCAGCTTGAGAAGGCTTTGAACCGTATGGAAAAGTATCTGTCATCCTTAAGATAG
- the corA gene encoding magnesium/cobalt transporter CorA, whose protein sequence is MIRTLAVQSTGAVIYDLPLKELKNPDIKWYWVDFQDPTAEETKLLSKFFKFHPLAIEDCVEFVQRPKVDTYDTYLFVVMHSIQQKTLEAEELDLFVAKNYAVTFHKKSIRDLNNIWFKLKKDSLLQEGGPSLLMHQLMDHLVDEYFPPVYKLEDQLNEIEENTKDLTISELMEGVFDIRTDLYMLRRTIIPMRDLLYRIISSSGLKAYIKDEIYFQDIYDHLLKLVEMIDANRELSADIRDSYLSISSDRMNRVMMTLTVISSIFLPLTFIAGLYGMNFQYMPELTGKYNYFVVVAIMVFIAAGMIYFFAKMGWFRYHKGTKL, encoded by the coding sequence ATGATACGTACACTTGCCGTTCAATCAACTGGAGCAGTCATTTATGACCTGCCGCTAAAAGAATTAAAAAATCCTGACATCAAATGGTACTGGGTGGATTTTCAGGACCCGACAGCAGAAGAGACGAAGCTGTTAAGCAAGTTTTTTAAATTTCACCCGCTTGCCATTGAAGACTGTGTGGAATTTGTTCAGAGACCAAAAGTAGATACATATGATACCTACCTATTTGTCGTCATGCATTCGATTCAGCAAAAAACATTAGAAGCTGAAGAGCTGGATCTTTTTGTAGCAAAAAATTACGCCGTAACCTTTCATAAAAAATCGATTCGTGATTTGAATAATATTTGGTTCAAACTAAAAAAAGACTCTCTTCTTCAGGAAGGCGGGCCATCACTCTTAATGCATCAGCTGATGGATCACCTTGTGGATGAATATTTTCCGCCAGTCTACAAGCTTGAAGATCAATTAAACGAGATAGAGGAAAACACAAAAGACTTGACCATCAGCGAATTAATGGAAGGCGTTTTTGATATCCGGACAGATTTGTATATGCTGAGAAGAACAATCATTCCAATGCGCGATTTATTGTACCGCATCATCAGCTCAAGCGGCTTAAAGGCCTATATTAAAGATGAAATCTACTTTCAGGACATCTATGATCACCTTTTGAAATTAGTCGAAATGATTGATGCCAACCGTGAACTCAGTGCGGATATTCGAGACAGTTATCTATCAATCAGCTCTGACAGAATGAACAGAGTCATGATGACGCTGACCGTGATTTCGTCCATTTTTCTCCCCCTCACATTTATTGCAGGGCTCTATGGCATGAATTTTCAATATATGCCCGAGCTGACCGGAAAATATAATTACTTTGTTGTTGTCGCCATAATGGTATTCATTGCAGCCGGCATGATTTACTTCTTTGCAAAAATGGGCTGGTTCAGGTATCACAAAGGCACTAAACTATAA
- a CDS encoding TIGR00725 family protein: protein MSVKRIAVIGQSGEIPEEIQLISEEVGAEIALRNAVLLTGGGSGVMEAASKGAKQAGGLVIGILAGDETHVANDYLDVPITTGMSFDYRSLILIHSSDAIIMIRGGNGTLGELSAAYMNKKPVVVIETSGGWATKVKEVAFEGAYLDERRTVEIHYANTAKMAVDRAFLRIEHPLDEGKNTGIIGD, encoded by the coding sequence ATGAGCGTGAAGAGAATTGCTGTAATCGGCCAATCTGGAGAAATTCCCGAAGAAATTCAATTAATAAGTGAAGAGGTTGGAGCAGAGATTGCATTGAGAAATGCAGTGCTGCTGACTGGCGGCGGCAGCGGTGTGATGGAAGCAGCATCAAAAGGGGCGAAACAGGCCGGCGGACTTGTCATCGGCATTCTCGCAGGAGATGAAACACACGTTGCGAATGACTATTTGGATGTTCCCATCACAACCGGCATGTCCTTTGATTACCGAAGCTTAATATTAATTCATTCATCAGACGCCATCATCATGATTCGGGGCGGAAACGGAACGCTTGGAGAGCTGTCAGCCGCTTATATGAACAAAAAGCCTGTTGTTGTCATAGAAACATCCGGCGGATGGGCGACCAAAGTAAAAGAAGTGGCCTTTGAAGGTGCCTATCTTGATGAGAGAAGAACCGTAGAAATTCACTATGCAAACACCGCAAAAATGGCTGTAGACAGAGCTTTCTTGCGAATTGAACATCCTCTAGATGAAGGGAAGAATACCGGAATCATCGGAGATTAA
- a CDS encoding collagen-like protein produces MYYPYDYQLFSGTPGGGFGPRSGFGPGGFGQGGGMPPGPPPGFGGGQGQGPTGPPPSYIPQQSPSLFAVDPGAIRGCLFRYTYVWLNNGRSFWFYPTFVGRTSVAGYRWRPRQFRWDYFGIDTQRIASFSCR; encoded by the coding sequence ATGTATTATCCATATGATTATCAATTATTCAGTGGAACGCCCGGCGGAGGATTTGGACCAAGAAGCGGATTTGGTCCCGGAGGGTTTGGGCAGGGAGGCGGAATGCCGCCAGGACCCCCGCCTGGATTTGGCGGAGGACAGGGACAGGGACCAACGGGACCTCCGCCAAGTTATATTCCCCAGCAATCACCTTCCCTATTTGCTGTTGATCCAGGAGCCATCAGGGGCTGTTTATTCAGGTATACGTATGTTTGGCTGAACAACGGCAGAAGTTTTTGGTTTTACCCAACCTTTGTAGGCAGAACATCTGTTGCAGGATACAGATGGAGACCACGCCAATTCAGATGGGACTACTTTGGCATCGATACTCAAAGAATTGCTTCTTTTTCTTGCCGTTAA
- a CDS encoding GNAT family N-acetyltransferase produces the protein MAAHSQKIIGFEILTQNREIRFLYTHTDHQRKGTASALLQGLEETAKEADHKSLTFSTGITVIKKRLT, from the coding sequence GTGGCCGCTCACAGCCAAAAGATTATCGGGTTTGAAATACTGACTCAAAATAGAGAAATCCGCTTTCTGTATACTCACACGGATCATCAAAGAAAAGGAACAGCATCCGCTCTTCTCCAGGGGCTTGAAGAAACAGCTAAGGAAGCAGACCACAAATCTCTAACCTTCAGTACCGGTATTACTGTTATAAAAAAAAGGCTCACTTGA
- a CDS encoding PadR family transcriptional regulator, producing MSMKLVILGLLMERDAHPYEMKQTMEQRHMDHFMKLQKGSLYYAVEQLHKNNYIKVVDVIKDTNRPDKTIYQITDSGKELFHKLILKELSSDSNLYHPLFTGVAFALHGNPQEIADILEKRMALTEKRVQELSSILEYYKQLPRAVIHLIKGSILHGEAELTWLKNLIADARAEKLQTLGGADEN from the coding sequence ATGTCCATGAAGTTAGTTATTCTCGGTCTTTTAATGGAACGGGATGCCCATCCTTATGAAATGAAACAAACAATGGAACAAAGACATATGGATCATTTTATGAAACTGCAAAAAGGATCACTCTATTACGCAGTAGAGCAGCTCCACAAAAATAATTATATAAAGGTAGTCGATGTGATCAAGGATACAAACAGACCGGATAAAACAATCTACCAGATTACCGACTCCGGAAAAGAGCTGTTTCACAAGCTGATTCTTAAGGAATTATCCAGCGACTCCAATTTATATCATCCCCTTTTTACGGGCGTTGCTTTTGCCCTGCATGGAAATCCGCAGGAAATAGCAGATATTCTTGAAAAAAGAATGGCTTTAACCGAAAAAAGAGTTCAAGAACTTTCAAGCATTTTAGAGTATTATAAACAATTGCCAAGGGCAGTGATCCATTTGATTAAAGGGTCCATTCTTCACGGAGAAGCTGAGCTTACATGGCTGAAGAACTTGATAGCTGATGCACGTGCAGAAAAACTGCAGACTCTCGGTGGTGCTGATGAAAATTAG
- a CDS encoding ATP-binding protein, producing MLSIIKPLLVNITILFSLTFNANLFFPFNTKLKASVKQRVIYGLISAFGALLCMAYPIETLGETYFDLRMVFVLITTLYSGWISGGIVLIVTCLARYLIGGDFYLIGIVVTLTAYLMGLLFRKYFFQSELKYISGTILVLVYFLFYISIIYTYINFLEFQFYFVYFLAFYLSYLSMIFIIESLIKTNKQFDEMVYVDKLTTIGQMAAAIAHEIRNPITTVRGFIQYIQQDTKDDNLKKFSPLILDELDRTNKIITDYLQLAKPHHHELTKIEIDRVLEDIIQLLKPLGSYSNVTLSYQSDEKSSVYGDIALLKQSLMNVIKNGIEAIEDGGEIQITKKTNYMNGTVIIVVKDTGKGMTDEELQHLGLPFYTTKSKGTGLGSMITNRLIREMKGTVEYESEIGKGTTVTISLHLCQ from the coding sequence GTGTTATCTATTATCAAACCTCTGCTTGTTAACATTACGATATTATTTTCGCTGACCTTTAACGCAAACCTTTTTTTCCCTTTTAATACAAAGCTGAAGGCATCTGTAAAACAAAGGGTCATATACGGATTGATCAGTGCTTTTGGGGCCTTGCTCTGTATGGCCTATCCGATAGAAACGCTTGGAGAGACTTATTTTGATTTAAGAATGGTCTTTGTCCTGATTACTACCCTTTATTCAGGCTGGATTTCAGGTGGAATTGTCCTAATTGTAACATGTCTTGCAAGATATTTGATCGGGGGAGATTTTTACCTGATCGGCATCGTTGTCACTCTTACAGCATATTTAATGGGGCTCTTGTTCAGAAAGTATTTTTTTCAGTCAGAATTGAAATACATAAGCGGGACGATTTTAGTTCTTGTCTATTTTCTTTTCTATATTTCAATCATCTATACGTATATTAACTTTCTGGAATTTCAATTTTATTTCGTCTACTTTTTGGCGTTTTATCTTTCCTACTTGTCAATGATTTTTATCATTGAAAGTTTGATTAAAACCAATAAGCAATTCGATGAAATGGTTTATGTGGATAAACTGACGACAATTGGCCAGATGGCAGCTGCCATTGCTCATGAAATCAGAAATCCAATCACAACCGTCAGAGGATTCATTCAATATATCCAGCAGGATACAAAGGATGATAATTTAAAGAAATTTTCTCCCTTAATTCTGGATGAATTAGACCGCACCAATAAAATCATCACTGACTATTTACAGCTTGCAAAACCGCATCATCATGAATTGACAAAAATAGAAATCGATCGTGTTTTAGAAGACATTATTCAGCTTTTAAAACCGCTTGGATCCTACTCAAATGTAACTTTATCTTATCAAAGTGATGAAAAAAGCTCTGTATATGGCGATATTGCACTTTTGAAGCAATCTTTAATGAATGTGATAAAAAATGGAATTGAAGCCATAGAAGATGGCGGCGAGATTCAAATTACCAAAAAAACAAATTATATGAACGGTACCGTGATCATTGTCGTTAAAGATACAGGAAAAGGCATGACAGATGAAGAGCTGCAGCATTTAGGCCTTCCATTTTATACGACAAAATCAAAAGGCACAGGCCTTGGTTCAATGATTACGAATCGGCTCATCCGCGAAATGAAGGGCACAGTTGAATATGAAAGCGAGATTGGAAAAGGAACAACTGTGACAATCAGCCTTCATTTGTGTCAGTAA
- a CDS encoding DinB family protein translates to MRTIEEMKNHYKNFDSWVLSLKQLSHEEWLQPIDEGKWSSAEIISHFIAWDRFTLDQRLGKLKENAVLDPFPDFQSVNDRAAEYAKSGVTKNELIDEFIEIRSDAVEGFLKFEGEEHQFHFKIGNHPFTIASYMEDFIGHDLHHKAQIAAFLAKNESCGI, encoded by the coding sequence ATGAGAACAATTGAAGAAATGAAAAATCATTATAAAAACTTTGATTCCTGGGTGCTGTCATTAAAACAGCTGAGTCATGAAGAATGGCTTCAGCCTATTGATGAAGGGAAATGGTCTTCTGCAGAAATCATTTCTCATTTCATTGCCTGGGACAGGTTTACGTTAGATCAGAGACTAGGAAAGCTTAAGGAAAATGCGGTACTGGATCCTTTTCCTGATTTTCAAAGTGTGAATGATCGGGCAGCAGAATATGCAAAAAGCGGTGTGACTAAGAATGAGCTGATTGATGAATTTATCGAGATTCGTTCTGATGCAGTTGAGGGCTTTCTTAAATTTGAAGGGGAAGAACATCAATTTCACTTTAAAATTGGGAATCATCCATTTACGATTGCAAGCTATATGGAGGATTTTATAGGACATGATCTCCACCATAAAGCTCAAATTGCCGCTTTTCTAGCAAAAAATGAAAGCTGCGGGATTTGA
- a CDS encoding NCS2 family permease, with protein sequence MHKYFQLKQHDTTVKKELLAGIVSFFTIVYIVVVNGAILADAGIPIEAGIIATILTSFAGCILMGFIGNTPIILVPGMGVNALFTYTICGSMGLSWQEGLAVVFVSGILFAIVAFTKLSGIISASIPNSLKEAITVGIGIFLTFIGLQKGGIVTGSDTTFVKLGDFTDPHVIVTLITLLITITLFARNIPGNFLISILLGTAIAAGFGLINNSAQGTASPFSMGAYFEVFGAMSFEKITDLAFWTATFSLTMVIVFENIGLVHGHVNMINRPDRYKGSLQANAISAITAGLFGTSPTVSTVETAAGISAGGRTGLTAITTGLLFLSSLFFLPYIKMIPDSAIAPILILIGGLMIQNIQNIDLKDFTESFPAFLIIALIPLTYSIVDGMAFGFIAYPILKMVMKRTREVALPLYVIALLFLANFITHTI encoded by the coding sequence TTGCATAAGTACTTTCAGCTTAAGCAACATGACACGACTGTCAAAAAAGAGCTGCTTGCAGGAATTGTTTCCTTCTTTACAATTGTGTATATTGTAGTCGTAAATGGAGCGATTCTAGCTGATGCCGGTATACCGATTGAAGCAGGAATCATTGCAACCATCTTAACTTCATTTGCAGGATGCATTTTGATGGGCTTTATTGGAAATACTCCCATCATTCTTGTTCCCGGAATGGGTGTTAATGCACTATTTACGTACACAATCTGCGGTTCGATGGGACTTTCATGGCAAGAGGGACTTGCAGTGGTCTTTGTATCCGGCATTCTTTTCGCCATCGTTGCGTTTACAAAGCTATCCGGAATTATCAGCGCTTCTATTCCAAATTCGCTGAAGGAAGCCATAACTGTTGGAATCGGTATTTTCCTTACATTTATCGGTCTCCAAAAAGGCGGAATTGTAACAGGCAGCGACACGACATTTGTGAAACTGGGCGATTTTACTGATCCCCATGTGATTGTCACACTGATCACCTTGCTTATTACGATTACTTTATTTGCACGAAACATTCCAGGCAATTTCTTAATCAGCATTCTGCTTGGTACAGCCATCGCTGCAGGATTCGGGTTAATTAATAACAGTGCACAAGGTACTGCATCTCCTTTTTCAATGGGCGCATATTTTGAAGTATTTGGCGCGATGTCTTTTGAAAAAATAACAGATCTGGCCTTTTGGACAGCGACTTTTTCATTAACGATGGTCATCGTTTTTGAAAACATCGGACTCGTTCACGGACATGTTAACATGATTAACAGACCGGACAGATACAAAGGCTCGCTTCAGGCAAATGCGATATCTGCCATTACCGCTGGCCTATTCGGCACAAGTCCTACTGTCAGCACAGTGGAAACTGCGGCTGGAATTTCAGCAGGCGGCAGAACAGGCTTAACAGCGATAACCACCGGTTTGCTGTTTTTAAGTTCATTGTTCTTTTTGCCTTATATCAAAATGATCCCAGACAGTGCCATTGCGCCTATTCTAATTCTAATCGGCGGATTGATGATTCAGAATATCCAAAACATCGATTTAAAAGATTTTACGGAAAGCTTTCCAGCATTCCTGATTATCGCTCTCATTCCACTCACATACAGCATTGTAGATGGAATGGCTTTTGGATTTATTGCTTACCCGATTTTAAAAATGGTCATGAAGCGTACAAGAGAAGTAGCGCTGCCTTTATACGTTATCGCGTTACTTTTCCTTGCAAATTTCATTACACATACAATATAG
- a CDS encoding MFS transporter, giving the protein MAQLEQHTDALKKHQRAWHLYFSLPILSWALYDFANTIFSSNITTIFFPFYLQEVIGENERLDQIASTFISYANAAASFFLVLFSPLFGVMIDRTGRKKRYIFPFTLITVACTILMGIFAMTRFSQTIFGLPLALVFVILLFIIAKFFYHSSLIFYDSMISDLGTQKEIPLISGFGVAVGYVGTLVGLTVYPFIGESGYHHAFIPTALMFLIFSLPLFLLVKEEPVLQDQKKSSFISGYIEIYQTFKDIRTHRAAFLFMIAYFFLNDAIATAITMMAIYSKAIVGFSSGEFILLYLVSTVASIAGSFTFGYITKSIGTKRSITVVAFVLLIALAFAAFAVNPLMFWIAGSLFGVALGAMWVTTRTYIVELTPKEKRGQFFGLFAFSGKVSSIAGPLLYGTITLVLADYGDLASRIAIGSLMILALIGLVVHSFVPDENK; this is encoded by the coding sequence ATGGCGCAATTAGAACAGCATACTGATGCGTTAAAAAAACACCAGAGAGCGTGGCATCTTTATTTTTCCCTGCCCATCTTGTCATGGGCGCTGTATGATTTTGCAAATACAATCTTTTCTTCAAACATAACGACCATCTTTTTTCCTTTTTATCTGCAGGAAGTGATAGGTGAAAATGAACGATTGGATCAAATTGCAAGCACATTTATTTCATATGCAAATGCGGCTGCAAGCTTTTTCCTTGTTCTTTTTTCACCGCTGTTCGGCGTGATGATTGACAGAACTGGCAGAAAAAAACGATACATTTTTCCATTTACTCTTATTACTGTAGCCTGCACTATTTTAATGGGAATCTTCGCTATGACACGTTTTTCCCAAACCATATTTGGACTTCCCCTGGCATTAGTGTTTGTTATTTTGCTGTTTATCATTGCTAAATTTTTTTACCATTCAAGTTTGATTTTCTACGACTCAATGATCTCGGATTTAGGTACACAGAAAGAAATTCCTTTGATTTCAGGTTTTGGAGTTGCAGTGGGGTATGTTGGTACACTCGTTGGACTTACTGTATATCCATTTATAGGAGAATCAGGCTATCATCATGCGTTCATACCGACAGCTCTGATGTTTCTCATTTTTTCCCTTCCATTATTTCTTTTAGTAAAAGAAGAGCCGGTTTTACAGGATCAGAAAAAGTCCTCATTCATAAGCGGCTATATTGAAATTTATCAAACATTTAAAGATATCCGGACACACCGGGCGGCTTTTTTGTTCATGATTGCATATTTCTTTTTAAACGATGCGATTGCTACAGCCATTACGATGATGGCAATTTATTCAAAAGCAATTGTCGGTTTTTCATCAGGCGAGTTTATTCTTCTCTATCTTGTTTCGACAGTTGCAAGCATTGCAGGTTCTTTTACCTTTGGATATATAACGAAGTCCATTGGTACGAAAAGAAGCATTACGGTGGTCGCCTTTGTTCTCCTGATCGCTCTTGCTTTTGCCGCGTTTGCTGTCAATCCGCTCATGTTCTGGATAGCTGGAAGTTTATTTGGGGTAGCCCTTGGTGCAATGTGGGTCACAACGAGGACCTATATAGTTGAACTGACTCCCAAGGAGAAGAGAGGCCAATTTTTTGGGCTGTTTGCTTTTTCCGGCAAAGTGTCATCTATTGCAGGACCGCTTCTGTACGGGACGATTACGCTAGTGCTTGCTGATTACGGTGATCTTGCAAGCCGAATTGCTATTGGATCTCTTATGATCCTTGCTTTAATCGGGCTTGTCGTTCATTCATTTGTTCCGGATGAGAATAAGTAG